From Nitrospirota bacterium, a single genomic window includes:
- a CDS encoding NAD-dependent epimerase/dehydratase family protein codes for MRILVTGGAGFIGSHLVDRLIQEGHEVSIVDDLSTGKKKNVSPKAEFYKLDILSPKVERVFKKARPEAIFHHAAQMDVRRSVKDPLFDGQVNILGTVNLLEQAVKVGTKRVIFASSGGAVYGEQEQFPAAEPHPTRPVSPYGISKLAGEHYLYYYGRTYGLQWTSLRYANVYGPRQDPFGEAGVVAIFTLKLLQNEQPVINGTGKQTRDYIAIDDVVEANMAVLNNRLTETFNVGTGRETTVNQLFRMLAEAVGSPIKERYGPERRGEQLRSCVDAGKLARAAEWEARTSLADGLKRTVEYFRQTLQPR; via the coding sequence ATGCGGATATTGGTGACCGGCGGCGCCGGATTCATCGGTTCTCATTTGGTGGATCGCCTGATCCAGGAAGGGCACGAGGTCTCGATCGTGGACGACCTCTCCACCGGGAAGAAAAAAAACGTCAGCCCCAAAGCCGAGTTTTACAAGCTCGACATTTTGAGCCCCAAGGTGGAGCGGGTCTTCAAGAAAGCGCGGCCCGAGGCGATTTTTCATCACGCCGCGCAGATGGACGTGCGTCGTTCGGTCAAAGACCCGCTCTTCGACGGGCAGGTCAACATCCTCGGGACCGTCAATCTGCTGGAGCAGGCGGTCAAGGTCGGGACTAAGCGCGTGATTTTCGCGTCGTCCGGCGGCGCGGTCTACGGCGAGCAGGAGCAGTTTCCTGCGGCGGAACCCCACCCCACCCGCCCGGTGAGTCCTTACGGAATCAGCAAACTCGCCGGGGAACATTATCTCTACTACTATGGTCGTACTTACGGGCTGCAATGGACAAGCCTGCGGTACGCCAACGTGTATGGGCCGCGCCAGGATCCGTTCGGCGAAGCGGGCGTGGTGGCCATCTTCACGCTGAAGTTGCTGCAGAACGAACAGCCCGTGATCAACGGCACTGGAAAACAGACGCGTGACTACATCGCCATCGACGACGTGGTCGAAGCCAACATGGCCGTGCTGAACAACCGCCTGACCGAGACCTTCAACGTCGGGACGGGACGGGAAACAACGGTCAACCAGTTGTTCCGCATGTTGGCCGAGGCGGTGGGATCTCCCATCAAAGAGCGGTACGGTCCGGAGCGGCGCGGCGAGCAGCTTCGAAGTTGCGTGGACGCCGGCAAGCTCGCCAGAGCGGCGGAGTGGGAAGCCCGCACGAGCCTGGCCGACGGTCTCAAGCGCACCGTGGAATACTTCCGGCAGACCCTCCAGCCCAGATGA
- a CDS encoding secretin N-terminal domain-containing protein: MVKTVVLVLVLSIAAGCAPRPVRVADQFAREGNWEGAVLVYQEALSKRPDDEKLRAKLDRAKLEAAKSQHARGTALLAQRAVAPAVEALKQAVAYDPNTEAYRETLAQALKVKEAAERYQAALQLLKTERHQDAIAEFERVLALDPAHAGALQGIRDAEDRLKLLAESDELTLTSDQPITLRFQNARLKEVFDLLSKTAGVNFLFDRDIRDEPVTIFVKNTTFRDALNLVLTTNNLFMKRVAADTVLILPKTKQKIDQYQDLMIRTFYLSSAKAKDVVNLLRTMLDTRRMFVNEDLNTIVMRDAPDKIRIAEKIIEANDRQVAEVMFEIEVLEVTNIDFFKAGWNLRSGSGDATASLGVTPNPIALDAVSDLTSADFLLTLPSVEVSLIKTDANSKTLANPKIRVVDNKTAKINIGNKIPILLSTTTTAAATTVVAGNQTTTTSTEFKDVGIKLEIKPNIRLNNDVTMDLKLDVTSLGEFDERVGQFRFGTRTTDTTINVRDGETVVIGGLISDENRAAANKLPWLGEIPVLGKLFGTTENEKRKIDVLLTITPRVIRGLSAPDVGVQSFWSGTEEGYSTQPLFTPSEAVSQPAASTGPGETVPLRSPATTPSAPAPPSPAAAPRPPTTQPQSRPNQPAVVFPATPVPAVPTPSTAN; encoded by the coding sequence ATGGTCAAGACCGTCGTGCTGGTGCTGGTTCTGTCGATCGCCGCGGGCTGTGCCCCTAGACCCGTTCGCGTGGCCGATCAGTTCGCGCGCGAGGGCAACTGGGAGGGGGCCGTCCTGGTCTACCAGGAAGCCCTCTCCAAGCGACCCGATGACGAGAAGCTCAGGGCCAAACTGGATCGCGCGAAGCTGGAGGCGGCAAAATCCCAACACGCGCGAGGTACGGCGCTGCTCGCCCAACGCGCGGTCGCGCCGGCCGTTGAGGCTCTGAAACAAGCGGTGGCGTACGACCCCAATACCGAGGCGTATCGCGAGACGCTGGCCCAGGCGCTCAAGGTCAAAGAGGCCGCGGAGCGTTACCAAGCCGCGCTCCAACTCCTCAAGACCGAGAGACACCAGGACGCAATTGCGGAGTTCGAACGGGTCCTGGCCCTGGATCCGGCCCACGCGGGAGCCCTGCAAGGAATTCGCGACGCCGAGGATCGGCTGAAGCTGCTCGCCGAGTCGGACGAATTGACCCTGACCTCCGATCAACCGATCACGCTGCGGTTTCAGAATGCGCGGCTCAAGGAGGTGTTCGATCTGCTCTCGAAGACGGCGGGCGTGAACTTTCTGTTCGACCGAGACATCCGCGACGAGCCGGTGACGATCTTCGTCAAGAACACGACGTTCCGCGACGCGCTCAACCTCGTGCTGACGACCAACAACCTCTTTATGAAACGCGTGGCGGCCGACACGGTGCTGATCCTGCCCAAAACCAAACAGAAGATCGATCAATATCAGGACCTGATGATCCGCACCTTCTATCTCTCCAGCGCCAAGGCAAAGGACGTGGTCAACCTGCTGCGAACCATGCTCGACACGCGCCGGATGTTCGTCAACGAGGATCTCAACACCATTGTGATGCGCGACGCGCCGGACAAGATCCGGATCGCGGAAAAGATCATCGAGGCCAATGATCGCCAGGTGGCGGAGGTGATGTTCGAAATCGAAGTCTTAGAGGTGACGAATATCGACTTTTTCAAGGCGGGGTGGAACCTCAGGTCGGGTTCCGGCGATGCCACGGCCAGCCTGGGGGTGACTCCCAATCCGATCGCGTTGGACGCGGTGTCGGACCTCACCAGCGCGGATTTTCTCCTGACCCTGCCCAGCGTGGAGGTGAGCCTGATCAAGACCGATGCGAACTCCAAAACGCTGGCCAACCCCAAGATCCGTGTGGTGGACAACAAGACCGCCAAGATCAACATCGGAAACAAGATCCCGATCCTACTCTCGACCACGACCACGGCGGCCGCCACCACTGTGGTCGCGGGCAATCAGACCACCACGACATCGACGGAATTCAAAGACGTGGGCATCAAACTCGAGATCAAGCCCAACATCCGCCTCAACAACGACGTGACCATGGACCTCAAACTCGACGTGACGTCGCTGGGAGAGTTTGACGAGCGCGTCGGCCAGTTCCGGTTTGGGACGCGTACCACCGATACCACGATCAACGTCCGGGACGGGGAGACCGTGGTGATCGGCGGGCTGATTTCCGATGAAAACCGGGCGGCGGCTAACAAGCTTCCCTGGCTGGGCGAGATCCCGGTGCTCGGCAAGCTGTTCGGCACCACCGAGAATGAAAAGCGCAAGATCGACGTGTTGCTCACCATCACGCCGCGCGTAATCCGCGGGCTCTCCGCGCCCGATGTGGGGGTGCAGTCGTTCTGGTCGGGGACCGAAGAGGGCTATTCCACGCAACCGCTCTTTACGCCGTCGGAAGCCGTGAGCCAGCCCGCGGCCTCTACGGGGCCCGGCGAGACCGTGCCCTTGCGGTCGCCGGCGACCACGCCCTCGGCGCCGGCGCCTCCGTCACCGGCCGCCGCGCCGCGGCCGCCCACGACCCAGCCGCAGTCGCGCCCGAACCAGCCGGCCGTGGTGTTTCCCGCCACGCCAGTGCCGGCCGTGCCGACTCCCTCCACGGCGAATTAG
- a CDS encoding type II secretion system protein, with amino-acid sequence MTRGRSERGVTFLELLATMAIIMILVSVAMPLSKITAKRAKEVELRQALRELRTAIDRFKDDWNRDGDRLIGPLCQSNQLSCKDVVSVNGYPKTLETLLLVELSGEAANIKGATVRRYLRTIPKDPMTEESEWSLRCYTDDPDETSWCGEDVFDVHSASEKTGLDGTPYREW; translated from the coding sequence ATGACCAGAGGGCGCAGCGAGCGGGGAGTGACCTTCCTCGAACTGCTCGCGACCATGGCGATCATCATGATCCTGGTATCGGTGGCCATGCCGCTTTCGAAAATCACCGCCAAACGGGCGAAAGAAGTCGAGCTGCGCCAGGCGTTGCGGGAACTGCGCACGGCGATCGATCGCTTCAAAGACGACTGGAACCGGGACGGAGACCGATTGATCGGACCGCTCTGCCAGAGCAATCAACTGAGCTGCAAAGACGTCGTGAGCGTCAACGGGTACCCGAAGACCTTGGAGACGCTCCTGCTGGTGGAGCTGTCGGGCGAGGCGGCCAACATCAAGGGCGCGACCGTCAGACGGTATCTTCGCACGATCCCCAAGGACCCCATGACCGAGGAGTCTGAATGGTCCTTGCGCTGCTACACCGACGATCCGGACGAAACCTCCTGGTGCGGTGAAGACGTGTTCGACGTGCATTCGGCCAGCGAGAAGACGGGCCTTGACGGCACCCCGTACCGCGAATGGTGA
- a CDS encoding cytochrome c3 family protein — MTAPRTANGDPSIRVDIAVVRFLPSLVMARRVIGRWVLLAAVALGAGGLIAVTLAWAPNVGAEYGDIVMNREAEKAEMPPVIFPHWFHRIRFKCKVCHDDIFVMKAGANEVTMIKIIKGEYCGKCHNGRIAWAPLYCDRCHSGKSQYTIAPSESGGSPP; from the coding sequence TTGACGGCACCCCGTACCGCGAATGGTGACCCCTCGATCCGGGTTGACATCGCGGTGGTCCGTTTTCTACCCTCGTTGGTGATGGCACGGCGTGTGATCGGGCGCTGGGTGCTCCTGGCTGCGGTGGCGTTGGGCGCGGGTGGGCTGATCGCGGTCACGTTGGCCTGGGCACCCAATGTCGGCGCGGAGTACGGCGACATTGTGATGAACCGGGAGGCCGAGAAAGCCGAGATGCCTCCCGTGATCTTCCCTCACTGGTTTCACCGCATCCGGTTTAAATGCAAGGTCTGCCATGACGACATCTTCGTCATGAAAGCGGGAGCCAATGAGGTCACCATGATCAAGATCATCAAGGGCGAGTATTGCGGCAAATGCCACAACGGCCGAATCGCGTGGGCTCCTCTGTACTGTGACCGCTGCCACTCGGGTAAGAGCCAGTATACCATTGCACCGTCCGAAAGCGGTGGTTCGCCCCCCTAA